Part of the Desulfobacterales bacterium genome, GGGCGCCACCGGTCTAAAATTTGCAAAAAGAATGGCAGCAGAATCCAACCTGGTGGTTGTCTCTTCTCACCCCGGCCGGAGCAAACCGGGTGTGTGGGATTTCGATCGTGAAATTCTGAAGGAGCTGGAAGCGATGGGCTGTGCGGTAATCCGGCAAACCCATGTTCTATCAGGATTGGAGCGTAGCATCAGTCAGAAGTTTTCGGGTATTTCCCATACAGAACTGCTGGCCGATTGTCTGCGGACCCTTTTCGGCACCGGTATAAAAGTTGCCGTTGAATGCGCGATTATGGCGGCAGACGGGGGCGCGATTCCCATTGAAAATACCATCGCCGTAGGCGGAACCTCTGCAAAGGGGAGGGGATCTGATTGCGCCATTGTGTGTCTGCCGGCGCATGCCAGTAATTTCTTTGACTTCAGGGTATTGGAGTTGTTGGCCAAACCTTTTCGAAAAGATTGAACAGGGTAAAAGCAGCAGGGGAAAGCAAAAAGGAAACCGCTTTGAGAAAGAAAGCCCTTCCGATTTATATATTCAGCTTTTTCATGATTATGCCCCTGCATGCGGTTCTCCCCGTGCTTCCCCTCATCCGAGACGAGTTGCAGGCGTCTTATTCCGAAATTTCCTTTTTTGTCGCCAGCATCGGCATCATCCGCCTGGTGCTGGCCTTTCCCAGCGGATATCTGGTTGACCGGTTCGATAAAAAGAAAATGTTGCTCTTCAGCGGCGCTCTGAGCGTAACCGGACTCCTGCTGATGAGTTTTTCCCATTCAATTTACCAGCTCATATTGTCACGCATATTCATCGGTACCAGTTCTATCCTCTGTACCATCACCATCCTGGTGGTCTTGTCCGAACTGGCCGGCGCCAACAGCAAAGCCATGATGATGAGCATGAACAACGTGATCCATAATGCCGGCGGTATCATTGCACCGGTCTTTGCCGGATTTTTATCCGGGTTGCACAACTGGCGCCTCCCTTTTATCGTTAATGCCGCCTTTATCGGGCTGTCCATGGTCATGATCGTTCTGACGGTTCCATCTTTAAAATCGACTACTGCCAATACAATCAAAGAACCGGGCAGCAAAAAAAATAATTTATTGCCGCTTGGTTTTGGAGCGGAAATCCTCCGGCTTATTCCAGTTTTTGGTCTCAGCATTTTCGTGTTTTTTTATCGCAGCGGCCTACGGCACAACCTGATCCCGTTTTATGCCAAAGATGTGTTTCACATCAGCACGGAAGCGCTGGGCTTTTATATTTCCCTGACCGGAATGGTCGCAATGATCAGTATATTTGTTTCCGGCCATCTGGCGGACCGCTACGGACGCAAGGCGGTTCTCATGCCGGCTGTCATCGTATCTGCATTGGCGGCCGCTGCATTATTATTGCCCGAGGGGTTGAACCCCTTACTGATTGCCTGTATCCTGGTGGGAACCGGGGCGATCATCAACAGCATGCCGAATATTCTCATTACCGATATCGCCTCACCGGGTTCGGTGGGGAAACTGATCGGTATCAACCGTATTTTTGCCGATTCCGGCTACCTGGTCGGTTCAGTGTCTGTGGGGATGATTTTGGACAGTTTCGGGTTCAGCGTACCGGTATATGTCATAGCCGGGTTTGCCGCCGTTACACTGGTTATGATTGCTTTTTTTATTCACAATAAACCGGTAGACCTTGGTGCAAAATAATGTGGATTACCGCCAGCGGTAGAGACTGCAGGTACATTTTAGATTGCTTTGGTTCGAATAAGGAGGCGCGATGGCCACGAGAAGATATACAAATTTAGGCGAACACCTTCAGCTATTGGAGAAAAAAGGGCTCCTGGTGAGGGTCACCCGGGAGATCAATAAAGACACGGAACTGCATCCCCTGGTGAGGTGGCAGTTTCGCAGCAATCTTCCGGAATCCCAGCGGAAAGGGTTCCTTTTTGAGAATGTGGCCGACGCCAAAGGACGGCATTACGATTTCCCGGTGGCTGTGGGGGTGCTGGCCTCCAATCCGGAGATCTACGCGGCCGGGCTTCAGTGCCGCGTTGAGGAAATCGTCTCCAAATGGGAGAAAGCCATGCTAAACCCCATCGAGCCGGTTGTGGTGGACTCGGGCCCGGTGCAGGATGTGGTTTACCAGGGGGCGGCGCTGGATGCGGACGGCGGCGGCCTGGGGATGCTGCCGGTGCCGATTTCAACGCCGGGTTTTGATAATGCGCCCTATACCACCTGCTCCCATTGGATGACAAAAGACATTGATACCGGCATCCAAAATTCGGGCAACTACCGCGGTCAGATTAAAGGCCCCCGGAAAATCGGCTGTTACAATCAGCCCGGCCAGCACTTTACCCTGCACATGGAAAAGTATAAGGAAAAGGGGCTTCCCATGGATGCCGCCCTGGTTATCGGCGGACCGCCGGTGATGTCTTATGCCACCGTCCAGAAAGTTCCTTACGGCGTCAATGAAATGGCCATCGCCGGGGCCCTGGCCGGCGAACCGATTCATATGGTCCGTTGCAAGACCGTTGACCTGCTGGTACCGGCCGAGGCCGAGCTGGTCATTGAGGGAAAAGTCAATACCGAATTTTATGAACCGGAAGGCCCCTTCGGCGAATCCCATGGTCATATGCACCCGCGGGAGCTCAGCCCGTTCATGGCGGTCACCGCCATTACCCATAGAAAAAATATGGTCTATGTCTCCTTTATCAGTCAGGTGACGCCGAGTGAAAGCAGTGTGATAAAAAAGGTCGGTTACGATCCGATGTTCCTGCATTTTCTGCGGGATCAGGCCGGCATCAAGAATGTGGTTCGCGTCAAAATGCATGAAGACATGACCAACCTGCGCAAGGTCATATTTATCCAGATGCGCGCGCCTTCCGAGGCCGAGGCTTGGCGGGCGTTGATGCTGGCGGCCGGCTTTCATCAGGGGGTCGGCAAGATTTTGGTGGCGGTGGATGAGGACATCAACGTAGACGACACGGATGCTTTGCTCTGGGCGATCAGTTATCGCTGTACACCCCATAAGGATGTTCAGATTATCACGGGCCAGGAAAAAGGCCATGCCCCGCCATTTGATTATTTCAAGGGGATGACTCAGGACCAGGTCATTTTCCAGGAACGCGCCGATGACAGCTCCCTGCTGATCAATGCGGTGTTAAAAAAACCCTTTCCGCCGGTATCGCTTCCCAAAAGAGAATATATGGAGCGCGCCGCGCAAATATGGGAAGAACTCGGGCTGCCGAAAATCGAAAAAAAATACCCCTGGTACGGCTATTCCCTCGGGCAGTGGGATGAAGAACTGGAGGATGAAGCTGAACTGGCACTCAAGGGCGAGCACTATCAGACCGGCAGGAAGCTTGCCCAAAATAAGGTGAACATGTCATCCAAGAAAAGCCACATGATCAGCAGCTATAAGTAAAAATTCGGAGGGTTTTGGATTTGCGGCTACCGCCTTGAACCGAGACGTGCTTCTGATTTAGCGTCTTTGCACTTCATACGGCAGAGCCACTAAACGCTGACATGGCCATGAGGACCACTATAATAAACAAAGGAAGATAGGCTTCAAGGGTTCAAGGGTGTGCCAGCTTTCGAACATAGTAGCTCCAGAACTCCTGGATATTTTTTGAATAAAAAACCTGTTCGCCCTTGCCGGCCGATTCTTTGTCGGGGGCGGCGGTTAAAGATCCGATCTGCAATGCCGTGACCTGAAGCCGTGCCGCTCTTTCCAGCAGGGCGGCATAAACGGTTGCTTCTTCAATGGACGTTCCCGCTACGACCACACCGTGATTCTGCAAAAGAAGGGCGCGATGTTCAGCCAGGGCGTCCGCCACTTTTCCCCCAAGTTCAGACGAACGTATCAGCAGCGACGTTTCTTTAAAAACCGGAAGATTGTTGAACAGACTGCCCTCATGACTGATGGTTTGAATGGTGTGTCCGGCGGCCGATAAGGCGATGCAGTAGAAGGGGTGGGTGTGGATGATGCAATGGATATGGGGGTGTTTTTTATAAATTTCCGTATGAATAGGGAATTCCGAATGTTTGCGTCCTGCGCCGGCAAGCTGGTTGCCCTCGAAATCGATGATGATCATGTCTTGGGGGCCCATCTCTTCCAGGCCCAGATCGTGGGGGTTCATATGCAGGAATTCGTCGCCGGGACGCCGCGCGGTGATATGTCCCATGGTGAGGTTTCCATGTCCTGTCATTACCAGTATCTTGCAGGCCAGGGCCAGTTTTTGGGACAGTTCGCTATCAATTTGCATCTTGAATCTCCTTATAATCGATGGTTTGTCGGGCAATGAACGGGTTTAAATTCCTGTTATGCGAAGAGCTGTCTTTAGATAAACGTTTGTGCGGAAAAATAAAAGAATAAAAATTGCTTTTTAAGTCCGACTTTAGTATTTTTTCTTTCATTAAAACGAATCGGGATCGGACCTAATCCTGGCATTTCAAAATATTAAAAAACCGCCGACAGGCTGATATTTTCCTTGACATTTTAAAAGGGCTTTGGCAATAGTTACAAAATAGCTAATTTGTAGTTACATGCTGCATGGCCTTTTGGTTGTCAATTTCCATAAAAACCACTTCAATGTTCTTTTTTTAAAAAATACGTATCTGTTGGCAGGGACTTGAAAAACCCCCATTTTTTTATCACAAAATATGCAATTAGAGGAGGTCAATTCGATGGCAAATGAACATCTCAGAAGCTTAAGATCAACCCTTGATTGGTTGAAAAAAGACGGTCTGGTTTTGGAAACAGATCGAGAGGTTGATCCAAAATGCGAAATGACGGCTTTGCAGAAGCGCATGGACGGCGGCCCGCCCATGGTGTTCAACAAAGTCAAAGGGTATGATAATGCGCGACTGGCAACCAACGTGTTCGGCTCTGATAAAATTGTGGCCAAAATGTTCGGGTGCAAGGACCGCAAGGAATTGAAGTTTAAGATTCATGAAGGCATTCTCAATCCTTTGGAGCCGCGGATCGTTGCAGATGCACCCTGCCAGGAAGTTGTCATCGATAAGAATATTGACGTCTGGCCGGTCATTCCCATGATCCAGCATACGCTCAAAGACCCGGGTCGGACCCTGGGCGCCGGCAAAACCCTGGCCGGCCCCAAACAGTTCTGGGGCGGCTGGCATATTTCTTATAACCGCATGAGTTTCCGCGAAGATTTGCACTGGAAAGACAAATCCACTTTTCAGATTTCGCCGGGATCCCACACCGACCAGATTGCTACGCATTTCTATAAGAAGGAACCGATTCCGTTCAGCATCAATATCGGCATTCCGCCGGCCGCCACCCTGATGGCCGGGGCCGGCTTCATGTACACGATTATACCCAGGGGATTCAACGAGTTGGGAATAGGCGCGCGCATGCAGGGATTTCCGATGGATGTGGTGAAGTGCAAGACCATCGACGCCTATGCCCTTGCAGA contains:
- a CDS encoding pyruvate kinase alpha/beta domain-containing protein, which encodes MDIVYERLQEGDIKSVVVASSRGATGLKFAKRMAAESNLVVVSSHPGRSKPGVWDFDREILKELEAMGCAVIRQTHVLSGLERSISQKFSGISHTELLADCLRTLFGTGIKVAVECAIMAADGGAIPIENTIAVGGTSAKGRGSDCAIVCLPAHASNFFDFRVLELLAKPFRKD
- a CDS encoding MFS transporter — translated: MRKKALPIYIFSFFMIMPLHAVLPVLPLIRDELQASYSEISFFVASIGIIRLVLAFPSGYLVDRFDKKKMLLFSGALSVTGLLLMSFSHSIYQLILSRIFIGTSSILCTITILVVLSELAGANSKAMMMSMNNVIHNAGGIIAPVFAGFLSGLHNWRLPFIVNAAFIGLSMVMIVLTVPSLKSTTANTIKEPGSKKNNLLPLGFGAEILRLIPVFGLSIFVFFYRSGLRHNLIPFYAKDVFHISTEALGFYISLTGMVAMISIFVSGHLADRYGRKAVLMPAVIVSALAAAALLLPEGLNPLLIACILVGTGAIINSMPNILITDIASPGSVGKLIGINRIFADSGYLVGSVSVGMILDSFGFSVPVYVIAGFAAVTLVMIAFFIHNKPVDLGAK
- a CDS encoding UbiD family decarboxylase, encoding MATRRYTNLGEHLQLLEKKGLLVRVTREINKDTELHPLVRWQFRSNLPESQRKGFLFENVADAKGRHYDFPVAVGVLASNPEIYAAGLQCRVEEIVSKWEKAMLNPIEPVVVDSGPVQDVVYQGAALDADGGGLGMLPVPISTPGFDNAPYTTCSHWMTKDIDTGIQNSGNYRGQIKGPRKIGCYNQPGQHFTLHMEKYKEKGLPMDAALVIGGPPVMSYATVQKVPYGVNEMAIAGALAGEPIHMVRCKTVDLLVPAEAELVIEGKVNTEFYEPEGPFGESHGHMHPRELSPFMAVTAITHRKNMVYVSFISQVTPSESSVIKKVGYDPMFLHFLRDQAGIKNVVRVKMHEDMTNLRKVIFIQMRAPSEAEAWRALMLAAGFHQGVGKILVAVDEDINVDDTDALLWAISYRCTPHKDVQIITGQEKGHAPPFDYFKGMTQDQVIFQERADDSSLLINAVLKKPFPPVSLPKREYMERAAQIWEELGLPKIEKKYPWYGYSLGQWDEELEDEAELALKGEHYQTGRKLAQNKVNMSSKKSHMISSYK
- a CDS encoding class II aldolase/adducin family protein encodes the protein MQIDSELSQKLALACKILVMTGHGNLTMGHITARRPGDEFLHMNPHDLGLEEMGPQDMIIIDFEGNQLAGAGRKHSEFPIHTEIYKKHPHIHCIIHTHPFYCIALSAAGHTIQTISHEGSLFNNLPVFKETSLLIRSSELGGKVADALAEHRALLLQNHGVVVAGTSIEEATVYAALLERAARLQVTALQIGSLTAAPDKESAGKGEQVFYSKNIQEFWSYYVRKLAHP